The genomic region GCCATTGTCAGGAGCATATTTACCAAAGAACTCTCAAAACACAAGGATATCGAGGTAGTGGGGACTGCTCCCGATCCCTATGTGGCCCGGGACAAGATCGTTAATCTCGATCCTGATGTTATAACGCTGGATATCGAAATGCCGAGGATGGATGGAATAACCTTTCTCGGCAAGCTCATGAAACATTATCCGAAACCGGTGATTATCGTGAGCTCACTCACCCGTAACGGCGGCAAGCTGGCTCTCGAGGCGATAGACAAAGGCGCTGTCGAAGTTGTTGCCAAACCCGGTGAAGCATATTCGGTCGGAGACCTGACCGAGCAGCTCGCCGATAAGATACGGGCGGCTTACCGTGTCGATATGAAACGTCACATGAACAAGAAAAGCGCCGCCTCAGCCATGACGACACCTGCGTCCCTGGCTTCCCGCGCCCTTGCCGAAACGACGAACAAGGTTCTCGCCATCGGGGCATCCACAGGCGGGACCGAAGCGATAAAAGAGGTGCTTATCCGGCTTCCGAGCTCGATCCCGGGAACGGTTATCGTTCAGCATATGCCCCCGAATTTCACCACCGCTTTTGCCGCCCGCCTCAATGGTCTCTGTCAGTTCGAGGTCAAGGAAGCCGCGGACGGGGATGTCGTCCGTCCCGGTCTTGCCCTTATCGCTCCCGGCAATTTCCATATGATGCTGGCACGAAGCGGGGCGCGGTATTTTGTCAAGGTTGTAACCGGGCCCATGGTTCATCATCAGCGGCCTGCGGTGGATGTGCTGTTCAAGTCGGTGTCCCGGTATGCCGGTTCCAACGCCGCCGGTGTTTTGCTCACCGGTATGGGAAAGGACGGCGCCGAGGGGCTTCTCGAAATGAAAAACACCGGCGCGAAAACCATTGCACAGGATGAAGCGAGCTCTGTCGTTTACGGCATGCCGAAAGAAGCGGTAAAACTCGGCGCCGCCGACAGAATTCTCGATCTTTTCGATATTCCCTCCGCAATTATAGACTGTTTCCGTTAACGGATTCTTTCTCGCCCGATTCCGGTCATGCTTCCGGAAACCTCTGTTTATCCATCATTCCTTGTCCCCTCTCCCGTAAACGGGAGAGGGGGGAAACACAGGAATCCTGAGATTCGATATTTTCTCTCCCTTCTCCCGTTCATGGAAGAAGGGCGGGTCCCCGATCAAACCGGGGATAAGATCATGAATATGACCTGGAAGATCGATCAGCCTATTATCAAACAAAAATGGTATTTCATGATTTCATGGTCCGGATTTCAGGGGCAGAACCATGTCTCAGTTTTAACCTTGACTATTGACATTTCTATACTCTTATTATTTGCACGAGTATGTCAGTAAATTATCCGACTGTTTCACATAATACATGAATACGAGGAGGAATCGTATGCATAAACATACCGAGGTTAAATGCACCGGCATGGGACGGCGCGAGCTCCTGAAAAAGGTAACCATCGGCACAGCCGGTCTGGCTGCCGTCTCTCTTGCCCCGGCCGGTTGTTCGGGAGCGGTGAAGACAGCGCCTCTGAAGGCCGGATTCGCGCGGGTTAAAATCACACCGCCGCTCGGAACGGCGATGACCGGTTTCGGCGCCCGTGATTTCGACCCCGCGGGGTGCAAGGGAATACACGACGATCTTTATACCAATGCTCTCTATGTTTCCCAGGGCGACAGGCAGGTTTTTATTTTCGGGTTTGACCTGCTCTTTTTCAGCAGGGACGAAGCCGACCGTTTGAAGGGTGCTATCGGCAGGAAAATCGATATTTCTCCGCGCGGGATTCTGCTCAATACGTCCCATACCCATACCGGGCCAAAGATCGGCACATGGTTTTATACTCCGGCCGACCCGGCCTATCTCCAGTTTGTGGAAGATGCCGTTGTGCGTGCCGCATGTGAGGCTCACGATTCAGCCCGCGAAGTGACCATGTGGGCGGGAGCGACGCAGTCCGCGGTGCCCATGAGCCGCCGGAGGAAGCTTCCCGACGGTTCCATCGAGTTTGCGCCGTACCCGGAAGGTATTGTCGATAAAAACCTGCCGGTCTGCCTGTTCAAAGACAGCGCGGGGAAGCCGGTATGCCTCATGTTCTCCGTTTCATGCCACCCGTCGACCATAAAAGGTGTCGAGCGGTCGTACTGGATTTCCGCCGATTATCCCGGAGCGGCAATGGCTGAGCTTGACCGGCATCTCGGTTCGGCGGTGAGCCTGTTCCTTCAGGGCGCCGGCGGAGATGCGAAAGCGAGCGTAATCGGAAAAGGCGAGGATCAGTGGCGCGCGGGGACATGGGACGATGTTGCGGCAGTGGGAAAGATGGCGGCCGATGAGGTTGTTTCAGTGCTTGATAAGGGACTCACACAGGTCGAGCCCGGATTATGCACTTCGCTGATCGATATGGAGTGGCCGCTCGGAAAACCTTACACCCGCGAGCAGCTGCAGGAGATAATCGGAAAACCCCAGGCTCATTCCGAAAGCATGCCCGAGGTAATGCAGATGTGGGCGAAAGAGAAGCTCTCCCTGCTCGACCGTGGTTACACGCTGCCCACATCGGTATCTATCGCCGCCCATGGCATTCATCTCGGCGCAGGTGTCCGTTTCGTTGGTATCGAGGGCGAGCTTGTCGGGGGACTGGGAAACCTCATACAGGATTTCTACGGTTCCGGCGTTACCTTTGCGATGGGATACACGGATGGCGCTCAGCTCTACCTGCCGACATCGGCGCAGCTCGATGAGGGTGGCTACGAAGCGGAAAGCTGGTGGGAATACCGTCAGCCCGCGCCGCTCGCCAAGGGTCATGAAAAGATACTGACAGCGACATTGGAAGAACTGAAGAAGAACGGTATAACATAGCGTTAAATCAGCACTGTTCTTACCATTCGACAGATCGCGGATTTGTATGGATTTGCGCGAGCTATTGACATGGAACTCACCTCCCGTCCTTCTCTTTTTTTCAAAGAGAGGAGGAGCCGCAACGGCGTGGTGAGTTCCATTTTTATATACAACGAATTATTTTTCTGCGTTTTTTCTAAAACAGATGCCGAAACAAGTTCGGCATGACCGTCATCCTGAATTCGTTTCAGCATCTTATCGCTTATAACATGCGCAACTATTTATATCACCATGTATATATGCGGAATAATCAATAACCAGCTTTGAAATTACTCCACTGTGTCCTACCGGCGTTCGCTTTCGGGGATACGTACCACCATGAGCGCGGGATTGCCGTAAAACGGCTCGATCCGTGGCTTGAAAGCGCCGTTGAAATTGATCACGAGAGTACTCCCGTCCTCTGAGATCGCAAGGCCGTGCGCTCCGCCGTTGTAAAAGCCGTACTTCTCGAAGTAGTAATCCGCGGTGAAAGCGATGACCTTTCTACGGCGCGTTTCCGTATTGAACTGTACGACGGGCTGGTAATAGGAATAGGTCTGGACGAGATTCGGCACATAATAGATGAATTTTTCGTCCTCGCTCATGACGATCCGCGGCGCGTAGGTCTGATCGATCCAGAGATGAGTGACAACCTCGGTCTGACGGGTGTCGGGCCAGAACTTGTAGAGCGTACCGTTCTGGCTGTTCACCCAGAAAGAGCCGTCCTTCGACCGTTTGTGCGAATGAGCGCGCATGACGCTGTTTTTGCCCGCGTTACGGCCGAGGTCTTTCGGTGTCGTCTCCTTGTACTTCACAAACTCGTTTGTCGACGGATTGAAGCTGATGAAGTTGTACGGCGAGTCCTCCGAAGCGCACCAGAATAATCCCGTTTCGGGATCGAGCATGGTACAGCGAAGTCCCCAGTGGATGCCCGACGGCGGGTAGCCCGCATATGTTATGCGCTTTTCGATGACATTGTAATTGAGAATCTCGCCGCGGAAACCGACAGCGAAAAAGTTACCGCGCTCGGGATCGAGACGGTAGTAGGGCCAGCCGGATTTCGGCATGGGGATGCCCATGTCCTGCGCGCGGCCTGTGTATGTGTCGTACCGGACAAGATGACTTCCCGGCCAGAGCGCGTACTGTTCCTCGGTCGGTTTCGGGTCGGGGTCCCAGTAGGTGAGAATCCACAGGGCGCCGTCCGGCATGACTCCCATGTCGCCGTGGATTTTGCTGTCGCCGACGCCGCGTTTGTCCCATCCGCAGAGTGCGGCGAAATCGAGCACCCGCCTGTAATCGTGCGCAACCGGATCGTATTCCCACATGTAGACGTGCGAATCGGCGCCGCGGTGGTCGCCTTCGCAGAAATAGAACCGTCCGTTCGGAGCGCGGGTGACGCCAGCCCAGTTCGACCAGAGGCTCTTGTTGTCCTCGGGGAAATACATGGGATCGATACCGCGCACGGGAGCGAATTCGATTGTCGGCGGTGCCTGCGCGATATCGACACCGGCAAGCCACTCGGGTTTCATGTCTTTCGGCGGGCGAATGAAGCTTTTACTCGTATCCTCCGCCATTCCGGCCTGCTTGTACAGTCCTTTTTTATCATACTGTTCGTTCCATTTTTTCCGCTGTTCCTCGGTCACCTTCTCCCAGTTTTCTCCGGTGATGATGCGCGGCAGGATGAGAACGCCGCATACACAAAAACAGGCAAACATGTACGAATAACGTGAATTCATGAGAATGCTCCTTGAAGCAGGCTTATTTTACATACATCATGGCTTTCGTTTCCTCTGCCGCGCCGTGTCCCATGAGCCGGTACAGGTAAACACCGCTCGTGACCGGTCTGCCGTGATCGTCCGAGCCATCCCAAATGACAGTGTGCATACCCCGTGAGAGAGCGCCGCTCACAAGCGCTTTGACCTTCTGCCCGGCGCAGTTGTAGAGAACAAGCTCACCGTCAAACGGTTCGTTGACCGTGTAGATAATGGTCGTCGATGCATTGAACGGATTGGGGAAATTCTGGCCGAGCGAGAACGCATGTACGGCATCGGAACGCTCCCTGACCCCGGCGGGAGTATCCTGCCACCCGGCAAGCCGCGCCCAGAGCCACCAGGCGGCGTACGCCTTCCGGTTTGCATTCAGGGGTTGGGTGTGTGCTGCATCGCAGGAATACCATTCTCCCGGATGGGCATTCTGCCATTCGATCGCCCAGTTGCCGTCCTGAGAACCGTTACCGTCCGTATCGTAATCGCAGTTGTCGTTCGGGATTTTATCCCCGAACCAGGTTCCGTCGGGATCATATGATTCGATATCGTTGAAATCATAGAGGATTTTATTGTTCTCCCTGCAGTACCGGCGTATCTGTTCGTTCCGTTTGTGGAGGTCACCGTTAAGCCCTGACCCGTCGAGGTGTCCGGTCATGTACACGAAACGGACACCGGGATAGTCCTTTTCGAGGCCGCTCATGAGTGTGAGGTAGGTGGTAATGTCTGACTCGCTTGCCCAGCTCACCTGACCGCACCATGACCAGATGACGACATTGATATCCGTATGATCTTTCAAATAGTTGCGGGTTGCTTTTTCCCATGAGGTTCTGTCGGGATTGCCGAGGTCCTCCGCGCCGGAGAACGGGGTGTCGCGCAGATCGAGAGCGCCCGTTTTCCCCCCGGCGTTGAATGCATAAAGCTGACCTTTGAAGCCGACGAGCCCCGTCATACCGGTTACGAGCTGGCTGCCGTGGGATGTGTGACCGTACGCGATATGGAGCTCGGATTTTGCCTTATCGATGTACTCACGGGGAATCTGTGCGAGATCGGTTGCGGTGTGATCGATGATCAGCGGAGCGGAAGAATCCCATGAAAAACTGTTCCCCGCGATAAGCATGGTAAAAAAGAAAATCGTTAGTACCCTGAAAAATCTGTTGTTCATTCTTTGTTTCCTCTTTCTGAATTAGTGTCGTTCGCTCTCGGGAATATGGAGGACAACGAGCGATGGTGTATCCTGCCACCCGATGTCGCGCGGCATGAACGAGCCGTTGAACACCATGACAAATGTGCTTCCGTCATGGGAAAGCGCCGAGCCGTGCATGCTCCCGAAAGTATACCCGTACGTATCGAAATAGTAATCGGCGATGAACGCGAGCACCTTGCGGCGGTGTGTTTTTGTGTCGAACTGAATGATGGGCTTGTAATGGTATTCCGTGCGTTTTGTGTTTGCCACATAGTAGATATACCGGTCGTCCCCACTCAGCGAAATTCTCGGAACATAAGTATAGTCTGCCCAGAGACCGGTCACGACTTCGGTGCGGACTTCGTCCGGCCAGAACTTGTAGAGCGTGCCGTTGGTGCTGTTCACCCAGAGGAATCCCTCACGGGTCCGGCGCTCCGAGTGGGCGCGTATGACGCTCGTTTTACCGGCGTTGCGGCCGAGGTCTTCGGGTACTGTCTGCCCGTATTTCGTAAAGACGTTCGTTGAGGGATCGAAGCTCACGAAGTTATGCGGCGGTTCCGGTGTGCAGCTCCAGAACATGCCGGTGTCGGGATCGAGCATCATGCACCGTACCCACCAGGTTATGCCCTCCGGCGGGAAGCCCGCATAGGTCACCCTCCGCTCCTTCACGCTGTAGTTGAGGATTTCGCCGCGGAATCCGACCGCGCAGAGATTCCCGCGCTCAGGATCGAGCGTGTAGTACGGCCATCCAGCCTTGGGCATCGGAATGCCCATGTCCTCGGCCTTGCCGGTGAACATGTCGTACCGGACAAGGTGACTTCCGGGCCATTTCCGGTAATCCTCGTCGGTCGACCATGTCATCGGGTCCCAGTACGTGAGAATCCAGAGGCTGCCGTCCGGCATCGCACCCATTTCGCCGTGCATCTTGCCGTCACCGACGCCGCGGATATCCCATCCGCAGAGCCTGCCGAAATCGATGATGAGCAAGTAGTTGCGGGTGACCGGGTCGTATTCGAATGCAAAACAGTTGCCGTCGCGTCCCCTGTGGTCGCCGACAACGAAGTAAAAACGGCCGTTCGGCGCCTGAACCACATCGCCGAAATCCGACCAGTAACCGTACGTGTTGTTGGGGAAATAGAGCGGTTTCATACCGCGTACCGGCGCGAATCCGATGGTCGGCGGGGTCTGAGCGATATCGACATCGCCCATCCATGCGCTGTCCATGTCGGCGGGCACACGGATGAACTGTTCCGAAGTGTCGGTGACCATCCCCGCGGCGTGCAGGAGTCCCTTTTTATCGTATTCGAGGTTCCATGCCTTGCGCTGTTCCTCGGTGAATTCGTGCTCGGCCCCTGCGAGCAGAGGCATGAGAAACAGGAAAAGCGAAAATAATACCGGCAGAATTCCGTTTCGTATCATGTACAACTCCGGGTTTATCGTGCGGAAAATCTTTGATTAACCTGTATCAGAATAGTATTCGAGCGGGCAGCTTTGCCGAGAATATTCTGAACCGAATACCATAATATAAAACCTTGAACCGGAAAACACCATTGATTCCCATAAGATTCACCGTTTCCCGCATTTTACGGGCTGATGGTGGATGTATACGCTGAATTTTTCAGACGGTTCTTCTGTATATCCTGATACAACAGGGGAATTGTCCGGTTACCCTGTAACCTTTTCCGGAAAAATCGGTTATCAGAAATGAATATCGTTGTCAGCCCCGATTATTCATAAGCAATTGCACCACGAGAGACGGAGACACGGAGAAAGGCCATAGTAACCCGAATTATTCAAAAAAGTATAAGAACGTGGATTTTTAAGGATCTGTTTTTTTTCATTCACCACGTTGAATATAAACGATTGATAATTACTAACGATCATATAAATAATCATTTATACTTTGTGTCCCTGTGGTTCATTTCGTTCAGGAATAATCAGGATTTGCTGAACAGCCAAAAAAAATATCAAACTATTTTTACGGTGGGTGGAATTTTTTCATTGAAAGTCTCGTCAAATTGTATAAACGAATAAAAGTGAACAAAATTTTTAGCAGGAGGCTCTTTTGAAAAAGATAATTATCGGTGTTCTTGTACTCGTGGTGGCCGCAGCGGGTGTATTTTTCTATTTTCGCGTAAAATCCAAAAAAAAACACGTACAATATACAGAAGTCGCCGCAGTACGCGGAGATTTGACCGAAAAGGCTCTGGCGGTCGGGAAAATTGATCCTGATCACGAGATTGTCATCAAGTCACAGGTCTCGGGAATTGTGGAGAAAGTACATCGCGAGGTCGGCGAAGAGGTAAAAAAGGGAGAGCCGCTCATGGTGGTCAAACCCGAGCCGACGCCTCTCGAACGTGCCGAAGCCCGCCGTCAATTCGAGCTTGCGGAATTGAACAGAAAATATATGGATAACGAGCTGCAAAGAGCTTCGAAACTCTATGAGAGCAAATATATTCCCGGAAAAGATTATGAAGATGCCCAGAGAAACATGCAGGAATCCGAAGTTCGGGAAAAGCAGGCTAAAGAAAGACTCGAGCTTCTGGAAAAAGGCAGCTCGAAAATCGGCGACATACTTGTCGAATCGGTTATCCGCGCCCCTACGGACGGTATGATTCTCGAACGTCTGGTGAATGTCGGCGACCCCGTGGTGCCGCTTACATCGTACCAGCCAGGTACGGAACTCATGAGGCTCGCCAGTATGGACGATCTCATATTTGTCGGCACTGTCGATGAAATCGATGTGGGTAAAATCTCGGCGGGTATGAAAGCGATCATCCATATCGGCGCCGTAGCATCGAGCGCCCTCGACGGCGAGCTCATCTTCATCAGTCCAAAGAGCAGATTGAAGGACAATGTGGTTGTATTCGATATAAAGATACGGATTCTGGACAGCAAAGGAGTGAAGTTGCGCGCCGGATACTCAGCGAGCGCCGATTTGATCATTACCGAGAAAAAGGGTGTCCTGTATATTCCCGAGCGTCTCGTTGAATTCAAGGGTGATTCGACATTCGTGTCGCTCAAGGCCGCCGATGCGGACAGCCTTGTCAAACGGCCGGTCAAGCTTGGTTTTTCCGATGGTTTATCGGTGGAGATTACCGAGGGTCTGTCAGAGGGTGAAAAGGTCGCTGAAAAATAGTCCGCAGCAGAACGGGGATTCGTAATGTTTGATTATTGTATAAAAATGGTTTTTCAGTTTATCGACGACATGCGTAAACAGAAGCTCCGCTGTTTTCTGACCATGTCGGGTATAACATGGGGAACGATGTCGGTTGTTCTGCTCCTGACATTCGGCGAATCTTTCCGGATGGCATCTCTGAAAAACATGAGCGGCATGGGTAACAATATCGTCATCCTCGGCGGGGGAAGAACATCGCAGCCGTTTTCCGGCATGCCGTCGGGACGGTATATCCGGCTTCGTGAGGAAACGGTCAATCTTCTGCGGCTGCATATCCCTAAAATCGGGTACATGTCGCCGGAAAACGAACAGTGGGTAAATCTCGCTATAGACCATGAACGACAGAGTAAACGGTGCGTCGGTGTCTATCCTGAGTATGGCATAATCCGTAATCTTCCCCCGCAAAAGGGCGGCAGATTCATCAACCGGATCGATATGGAGAACAGGCGACGGGTGATTTTCCTCGGTCTGAATGTCAAAGAAAAGTTCTTCGACAGTAAAACCGATCCGGTCGGCAAGACCATCATGGTCAACGGCATACCGTTTACGGTTGTCGGGGTTATGCAGAAAAAAATACAGAATTCGTCCTATATGTCTCAGGACACCGAAATCGTGTTCATTCCATACTCAACATGCCGCGATGTGTTCGGCGCCAACTATGTGAACCGTATCATATTCAGAGCGCGGAACGATATGGATACTCCCGGAATCAAAGACGATATATATGCCGTGCTCGGGAAAACGCTCGGTTTTTCGAAAGATGACAAGGATGCCATCTGGATGTGGGATACATCGGAAATGACCCAGTTTGTCCAGTATTTTTTCATGGGATTCGAGATATTTCTGTTCCTCGGTGGATTGCTTACCCTCATTGTCGGGGGCATCGGCGTCGCCAACATCATGTATGTGTCCATACGGGAGCGGCGGCGCGAGATCGGCATCAAGTCGGCGCTCGGAGCTACTCCTCGCCTGATTCTTATGCAGTTCATGATGGAATCGTTCATCATAATGCTGGTCGGCGGAGGTCTCGGTATTCTGGGTGCAGTGCTCATAGTGGCGCTTTTCAATGCTCCGGCGCTGGGGGCCATACAGACCGTTCTCGGCAAACCGGTCATCAATATGAACATATCGCTGATTACGGCGGCGATACTTGCCCTGATCGGTTTTGCCGCGGGCTGGTCTCCCGCGAAAAATGCGGCGGACATGGACCCGGTACGGGCGCTCGAATTCTGAGGTATGATACATGTTCAATGAATTGATGATGTATAAAGTATTCCTGGATTATTGAAGTTTAAAAAACCGTTAACCATTATCCGACGGATTGAATATGCATTTTTTCCTGTCATATATCTATGAATTGCGCCATCAGAAACTGCGCATGTTTCTGACTATCATGGCGGTGGCGTGGGGCATGGCCAATATCGCTCTCATGCTGTCCGTGGGCGAGGGACTCTATCGCATGATGTCTAAGGGGCTCATGGGTATGGGCGAAGGCGTCGTGGTTGAATGGCCCAATCAGACATCGGTGTCCTTTAACGGCTTTGGTCCCGGAAAACCGGTCCGTGTAACGGAGCAGGACGTCCATGAGGCGGAAAAAATCACATCGCTCAAAAATATCAGCGCCGAATATTCCGGATGGTCGGTTCAGATGAAAGTTGCCGATAAAAACACATCGAAACAAGTCAGGGGTGTCTATCCCTGTTACGGCGGCATGCGCAACCTGAATCCCGAAGAAGGCGGACGGTTTCTCAACAGACTGGACGAAGACAGGAAACGGCGGGTGATATTCATC from bacterium harbors:
- a CDS encoding chemotaxis response regulator protein-glutamate methylesterase, coding for MIRVLVVDDSAIVRSIFTKELSKHKDIEVVGTAPDPYVARDKIVNLDPDVITLDIEMPRMDGITFLGKLMKHYPKPVIIVSSLTRNGGKLALEAIDKGAVEVVAKPGEAYSVGDLTEQLADKIRAAYRVDMKRHMNKKSAASAMTTPASLASRALAETTNKVLAIGASTGGTEAIKEVLIRLPSSIPGTVIVQHMPPNFTTAFAARLNGLCQFEVKEAADGDVVRPGLALIAPGNFHMMLARSGARYFVKVVTGPMVHHQRPAVDVLFKSVSRYAGSNAAGVLLTGMGKDGAEGLLEMKNTGAKTIAQDEASSVVYGMPKEAVKLGAADRILDLFDIPSAIIDCFR
- a CDS encoding T9SS type A sorting domain-containing protein, whose protein sequence is MNNRFFRVLTIFFFTMLIAGNSFSWDSSAPLIIDHTATDLAQIPREYIDKAKSELHIAYGHTSHGSQLVTGMTGLVGFKGQLYAFNAGGKTGALDLRDTPFSGAEDLGNPDRTSWEKATRNYLKDHTDINVVIWSWCGQVSWASESDITTYLTLMSGLEKDYPGVRFVYMTGHLDGSGLNGDLHKRNEQIRRYCRENNKILYDFNDIESYDPDGTWFGDKIPNDNCDYDTDGNGSQDGNWAIEWQNAHPGEWYSCDAAHTQPLNANRKAYAAWWLWARLAGWQDTPAGVRERSDAVHAFSLGQNFPNPFNASTTIIYTVNEPFDGELVLYNCAGQKVKALVSGALSRGMHTVIWDGSDDHGRPVTSGVYLYRLMGHGAAEETKAMMYVK
- a CDS encoding efflux RND transporter periplasmic adaptor subunit encodes the protein MKKIIIGVLVLVVAAAGVFFYFRVKSKKKHVQYTEVAAVRGDLTEKALAVGKIDPDHEIVIKSQVSGIVEKVHREVGEEVKKGEPLMVVKPEPTPLERAEARRQFELAELNRKYMDNELQRASKLYESKYIPGKDYEDAQRNMQESEVREKQAKERLELLEKGSSKIGDILVESVIRAPTDGMILERLVNVGDPVVPLTSYQPGTELMRLASMDDLIFVGTVDEIDVGKISAGMKAIIHIGAVASSALDGELIFISPKSRLKDNVVVFDIKIRILDSKGVKLRAGYSASADLIITEKKGVLYIPERLVEFKGDSTFVSLKAADADSLVKRPVKLGFSDGLSVEITEGLSEGEKVAEK
- a CDS encoding ABC transporter permease — its product is MFDYCIKMVFQFIDDMRKQKLRCFLTMSGITWGTMSVVLLLTFGESFRMASLKNMSGMGNNIVILGGGRTSQPFSGMPSGRYIRLREETVNLLRLHIPKIGYMSPENEQWVNLAIDHERQSKRCVGVYPEYGIIRNLPPQKGGRFINRIDMENRRRVIFLGLNVKEKFFDSKTDPVGKTIMVNGIPFTVVGVMQKKIQNSSYMSQDTEIVFIPYSTCRDVFGANYVNRIIFRARNDMDTPGIKDDIYAVLGKTLGFSKDDKDAIWMWDTSEMTQFVQYFFMGFEIFLFLGGLLTLIVGGIGVANIMYVSIRERRREIGIKSALGATPRLILMQFMMESFIIMLVGGGLGILGAVLIVALFNAPALGAIQTVLGKPVINMNISLITAAILALIGFAAGWSPAKNAADMDPVRALEF